Proteins from a genomic interval of Micromonospora sp. NBC_00389:
- the thyX gene encoding FAD-dependent thymidylate synthase: MVQPQVKLIAWTQFAAPDDVPWSTDAEGGQALAEFAGRACYQSWKKPNPATATNAGYLAHILEVGHLSVLEHGSVTFYFTGVSRSFTHELIRHRHFSYSQLSQRYVPERDAAMVEPAVIADDPELHKRFVEAAEASVRAYNELLEGLEQRFSDEPNPTLRRKQARQAARAVLPNATETRIVVTGNYRAWRHFISMRATEHADVEIRELAVECLRQLLAVAPNVFADFVFSTLPDGTEVAASPHEAS, encoded by the coding sequence ATGGTGCAGCCCCAGGTCAAGTTGATCGCGTGGACCCAGTTCGCGGCCCCGGACGACGTGCCGTGGTCGACCGACGCGGAGGGTGGCCAGGCGCTCGCCGAGTTCGCCGGCCGGGCCTGCTACCAGTCGTGGAAGAAGCCGAACCCGGCGACCGCCACCAACGCCGGCTACCTCGCGCACATCCTCGAGGTCGGGCACCTCTCGGTGCTGGAGCACGGCTCGGTCACCTTCTACTTCACCGGGGTGTCCCGCTCCTTCACCCATGAGTTGATCCGGCACCGGCACTTCTCGTACTCCCAGCTCTCCCAGCGGTACGTTCCGGAGCGGGACGCGGCCATGGTCGAGCCGGCGGTGATCGCCGACGACCCGGAGCTGCACAAGCGCTTCGTCGAGGCCGCCGAGGCGAGCGTGCGGGCGTACAACGAACTGCTGGAGGGGCTGGAGCAGCGCTTCTCCGACGAGCCGAACCCGACGCTGCGTCGCAAGCAGGCCCGGCAGGCGGCCCGCGCCGTGCTGCCGAACGCCACCGAGACCCGGATCGTGGTCACCGGCAACTACCGGGCCTGGCGGCACTTCATCTCGATGCGGGCCACCGAGCACGCCGACGTGGAGATCCGTGAGCTGGCCGTGGAGTGCCTGCGCCAGTTGCTGGCGGTCGCACCGAATGTCTTCGCCGACTTCGTGTTCTCCACGCTGCCGGACGGCACCGAGGTGGCGGCCAGCCCGCACGAGGCGTCCTGA
- the dapA gene encoding 4-hydroxy-tetrahydrodipicolinate synthase gives MTHDHPDAAGRPVSRPFGRLLTAMVSPFTPDGSLDLDGVVRLASHLVDEQGNDALVVNGTTGESPTTTDAEKERLIRAVVEAVGDRAKVVAGVGTNDTRHTIELASAAEKAGAHGLLVVTPYYNKPPQSGLLRHFTAVADATGLPVMLYDIPHRSGVPIDTETLVRLAEHGRIVAVKDAKGDLTATSWVTSRTALAFYSGEDALTLPALAVGSVGVVGTSTHFTGALTAQMIEAYDAGDMPAALALHRRLLPLFTGIFRTQGTILVKAGLAALGLPAGPVRPPLVDATDDEIAQLRADFAAAGLELPE, from the coding sequence ATGACGCACGACCACCCTGACGCGGCCGGCCGGCCGGTGTCCCGCCCCTTCGGGCGGCTGCTCACAGCCATGGTGAGCCCGTTCACTCCCGACGGCTCGCTCGACCTCGACGGCGTCGTCCGGCTGGCGAGCCACCTGGTCGATGAACAGGGCAACGACGCGCTGGTGGTCAACGGCACCACCGGTGAGTCGCCGACCACCACCGATGCGGAAAAGGAACGCCTGATCCGGGCCGTGGTGGAGGCCGTCGGTGACCGCGCCAAGGTGGTCGCCGGGGTCGGCACCAACGACACCCGGCACACCATCGAGCTGGCCTCCGCCGCCGAGAAGGCGGGCGCGCACGGCCTGCTGGTGGTCACCCCGTACTACAACAAGCCGCCGCAGAGCGGTCTGCTGCGGCACTTCACCGCGGTGGCCGACGCCACCGGCCTGCCGGTGATGCTGTACGACATCCCACACCGCTCCGGTGTGCCGATCGACACCGAGACGCTGGTCCGGCTCGCCGAGCACGGCCGGATCGTCGCGGTCAAGGACGCCAAGGGCGACCTGACCGCCACCAGCTGGGTGACCAGCCGGACCGCCCTCGCCTTCTACAGCGGCGAGGACGCACTCACCCTGCCGGCGCTGGCCGTCGGCAGCGTGGGCGTGGTCGGCACCTCGACGCACTTCACCGGGGCGCTGACCGCACAGATGATCGAGGCGTACGACGCGGGGGACATGCCGGCCGCGCTGGCGCTGCACCGGCGGCTGCTGCCGCTGTTCACCGGCATCTTCCGCACCCAGGGCACCATCCTGGTAAAGGCGGGCCTGGCGGCGTTGGGCCTGCCGGCCGGCCCGGTGC